CTGGTACTTCTTCACCTCTGAGTGGGTCTGCAGGTGGGCACGCAGGTTGGAGCGATCAGCAAAGGCCCGGTTACAGTGTTGACAAGAGAAGGGGCGCTCACCTGGTGAAAAGAGAAGACGTTGTTAGCATCAGGAATAGACTGAATTGAAAGGTCTGTCCTCTGGTCATTGTTTTTCAAATGATCTACAGATAACCAACAAAAGAGCAGGAACACGACCCTAACTTAATGCAGATTTGCCTTTTTTCATGCGCAACCATTGTGAGGCAGTGATTAGTTTGGGCCATGTGAAGCAATAACATTTGCTCACATATCAGGAGACATCAATGAATATCAATGAGCACAAGGTGCAaccagttgttacatttacaagTCAAAATAGCTTGGAAATCAATGTGACTACTCTGACATAAGTTTGTTTTGTTgcatacctgtgtgtgtgcggaTGTGTCCTCTAAGAAGCCACGGTCTGGAGAAGGCCTTGCCGCAGGTGAGGCACACGCAGGGCAGAGTGTGTGAGCGAATGTGCATTTTCAGGGCTCCCAGGCTTGTGTACTCCTTGGGGCAGTGTTTGCAGTGGAAAGCCGGCCGTGTAGAGACCACAGTGGGCAGAGAGGGAGTttgctgctgtggagaacagtGGGTCTGATGGTGGGACAGTGCAGAGAGGCTGGTGTAACTCTTACTGCAGTGCAGACAGTGGAAGATGTGCTGGATGATGTCGGGGCTGGGAGGATCTGACGTGCGCCcgccatcctcctcctcctcgctgctgctgctgctgccagagGGAGAGCTGCTGAGGTCCAGAGGGCCAAGTGGTGAAAGGGTCGGAGAAACAGGCGTGATGGGGGacagagggacaggcagggagtCCATGCTGCTGAAGAAGGGGATGGTGGGGTAGCAGGTGAGGGCGGAGCTGTTGTTCTGCATTGGAAGTGCAGCCCTTGGAAAGCTTTCTGGGACAAAAGCTGGCAAACCAGAGAAAAGGAAGTCCAATGGGTTGTAACAGATAATCTAATTAAGCCCTAAACTTGTTTTCGTTTTGTTGGATATCTCATTACAACTTGCTTTAAGTGTAACcctgacttttacatttccaCATTTTTAGGAGACCAGAAACACTTGTTTAGCACAGAAGAAGCAACCTGGATAAATATCCATCTTATCTGCCACAAAAGAGGCTCTTCTGCATCTGAAGGTAACTTTATAAAGCTCTTGTTTCGTTCTGACAGTGATTCACTTAACATGTCAAGTAAGACCACAGATTGAAAACATTTTGTCAATAAGTGAGGAAATTAAACCTTACCTGTTTGGCTCTCAAGATGACTCTCCCTGTAGTAGGGTTTTTTGCTGGAAAAATACTTCTTGACTAAAAAAGAACGAGGCATGGTGATGTCTGGCTTCACCGAttaattaaaaatcaaaaaatgTCCACGGCAGGAAGGCTCTCTTCTTATGGTCGGAGCAGATTCCTGTCGGTCAGGGAGAAATCGTCCTCTGCTACGGTTCAATGTAGCTTGTTGTCAGGGATTACAAAGTTGCCTCCTCATATAGTGAGCAGAGGGGAGAAGCGGCGGGGTGGTGGGCAGGTCTCCGCCCAAAGACACACCCCGTGTGTGAGGAAGCTCACCACAGGTGCCCAAAGAGCCAAAAGCTGTAGTCGAGCGCCTATCTAATTGTGCATTTCACGGCTGTAATGGCTCCCTCTTTATTTACAGACATAATCCTTTttccattacatttgaatagatTACTCTGAATTAAAAGTCAGGTTCGGCCACAAATTATTTTTGTAGGCTAAACGTCTTGAACAATGTGAAATGCGCACAGGCATGTGTTTTCAATTTGGAAACAAAATAGACAGCATGCACGATAAACAGTTCCTAAATCAAATCAGGATTATATATCTTTAAAGCCCTTCTTACACCTTGTTCATAATTCTTATGTGTCCATTCCTTTACAATATATGGCATGACAAACTGAAGCTAGAGCGTCCTCTGTTGG
This Pseudochaenichthys georgianus chromosome 7, fPseGeo1.2, whole genome shotgun sequence DNA region includes the following protein-coding sequences:
- the snai1b gene encoding snail family zinc finger 1b, producing the protein MPRSFLVKKYFSSKKPYYRESHLESQTAFVPESFPRAALPMQNNSSALTCYPTIPFFSSMDSLPVPLSPITPVSPTLSPLGPLDLSSSPSGSSSSSEEEEDGGRTSDPPSPDIIQHIFHCLHCSKSYTSLSALSHHQTHCSPQQQTPSLPTVVSTRPAFHCKHCPKEYTSLGALKMHIRSHTLPCVCLTCGKAFSRPWLLRGHIRTHTGERPFSCQHCNRAFADRSNLRAHLQTHSEVKKYQCGSCSRTFSRMSLLHKHTASGCCPAS